Genomic DNA from bacterium:
CCCGACCTGCCTCCTCACGGCCCTAACGCGCCCGATGAGGCATGAGCTGAACTCAACATCAGATTCCCCGGCGAGGGAGCGCGCGAGCAGCGCCGCGGCGTTGACGCCCCTCCTTATCACCCTCATCCCCTGCATCGGGACCGCGGTGATGACATCGTATCCCGCCATCCCGCCAAGCTCGCGGGCGAGCGCATCGACAAAAAAGCGAAGCGCGTGGATGTTCCCTTCGTATTTGAACGACCAGAGCGCGCGGCGCACAGGGTCCTCGTGCGCAAAGCAGGAGCGCGCGCGGCCGAGCCACACACGCCACGGGAGATCGAGAAAAGCATCGCCCGGGATGCGGGCAATCCTCGGCTCGCAGTCGCCGCACGGCTCATCGCTCTTCTCTGCGAGCGCGCCGCACAGCGGACATCGCGGCGGGAAGACTAGATCGACCAGCGCGCATGTTAGGCCCTTCACGCATTCGAGGAGCATGTGCGATTGCTCTCACAAGTCTGATGAGATTTACGAGAGAAAAATCTGCGGATGCGCACGATTCCCGCATTCGGAACAGGCATGCGAAATCCGGAACACTAAAGACGCTGAAGCATCTCTTCTAGATCATCAGCCGCGGCATGTTTGCCATCGAGGCCGCCCTCATCGTCGGCATGAGCGGCGGGGCTCCAGAGACCCTGGCGATCTCGGATGTGATAAACGTCGTTGCGCCCTGTATCACGCCCTGGGCACAGGGATTGTTTGTCCTCACGCCTCCGACCGCCGCGAGCTGACCTTTGAGCATTTCGATCGCAGCCGCACGATCGCCCCTCTGCTCAAAGTAGGCGGCGCTCAACGCGTAGCTATCAAACGCCTTGTCGTTCCTCCCATCCTCTAGGAAAGAGGCGGCCTCCTCACTTTCCTCCTCCACGGTCAAATTCGGTTTCTCATGGAGAGCGAACTCAGCCAGAGTCCTTCGGACCAGTGACGGCGAAAATCCTGCGTAGATCGCAAACCTCTGCAGGTCATCGATCAACTCAGGTGAGCCAAAGACCAAGCTGGAGGAAAGGAAAAGCGCACTTGCCTTTTTCATCGCGTGAGAATGCATTTCACTTTCGATACTCCAGTCGCTTATGCTCCTGAGAACGTCCGACAGATAAGTCAGGCCCAAAAGATACGGAGAGACGTCAAGCGCCATGCCATATTGCGCAACCTGCCTCCATGTGTCCGGGAGGACCTCTCCCATCTCGTAGGCCTTGATCATATCGGGATGCAGGTTGATCCTCGCCGCCATCGCTTCCTTGTCGCCCCCGAACTCGCGCCGCTCAACCCAGCTCAGGGCCTTGGCGAACGCATAAGGCCTGAAACTCCATTGTATTAAGTCCCTCTGGCTCACGTCCGGCGCCAGACCATGATGAGAATAAAGACGCTGAACTTTACGCGCCTGATAAGAGGTATGTGCAAAGCGGAAGGCCGCCTGCGGAGGCATCTTCCTTAAATTCAATGTCAGAAACTTGCCGAGGTCGGCCACCTCGTGAAGCCTTGCGCCGTTATTTTCGACAATCTCAAACAGCGGCTCAATCGCCTCTTCCGTCAAAGGAACATCGCCTTTGAGACCCTCGGATATCTCAGGCCGTGTCTCGATCAAGTCTTCCACCGCGTTCCCGGTATAATTCAATGCAAAATCCGATCCCATAGCCCCTCCGTTTCACTCGTGTTAGTAGCGCCTCATTGCAATCCCGGCCATCAAAGCGCCGGAAGAGAAGACCATAGGCTCCCAGTGCGGCACGGCCCTGATAGGCCTGTGTTCCACCGCAACCACTCGTCTGTGCGCCAGCGCCGCGTCCGCAAAAGAGAACCAGGAGTTATCGCCCGTACGGGGATTTGCTCCCGAGACGTTGTCGAAGTGAGGCTCCCTGGCAAGCCCTTTCCTGCCTTCGCTGATCCTGTTTCTGAACTCGCCTCTGACATCCCTGAGACTGTGCGGTATGTGCCCCTTCG
This window encodes:
- a CDS encoding phosphoribosyltransferase family protein is translated as MLLECVKGLTCALVDLVFPPRCPLCGALAEKSDEPCGDCEPRIARIPGDAFLDLPWRVWLGRARSCFAHEDPVRRALWSFKYEGNIHALRFFVDALARELGGMAGYDVITAVPMQGMRVIRRGVNAAALLARSLAGESDVEFSSCLIGRVRAVRRQVGLSRMQRMENVRGVFAATGRAREIVHDRSVLILDDVMTTGATLNECARALAAAGARSVDALTVARAL